A single window of Arvicola amphibius chromosome 15, mArvAmp1.2, whole genome shotgun sequence DNA harbors:
- the Fam89a gene encoding protein FAM89A — MSGAGSAGTAGGLRVDGLPPLPKSLSGLLHSAAGGAAGGWRHLERLYAQKSRIQDELSRGGAGGGGARAAGTRTKPPNLDAALALLRKEMVGLRQLDMSLLCQLYSLYESIQEYKGACQAASSLDCTYALENGFFDDDEDFQEQGSLREGQGRGPPRDLSLPVSHLSSSDWILESI; from the exons ATGAGCGGGGCAGGGTCTGCGGGCACGGCCGGGGGGCTGCGGGTTGACGGGCTGCCACCGCTACCCAAAAGCCTGAGCGGGCTGCTGCACTCGGCGGCGGGCGGCGCGGCGGGCGGCTGGCGACACCTGGAGCGGCTGTACGCGCAGAAGTCGCGCATCCAGGACGAGCTGAGTCGAGGGGGCGCGGGCGGCGGCGGGGCGCGGGCTGCGGGGACCCGGACCAAGCCCCCCAACCTGGACGCCGCGCTGGCGCTGTTGCGTAAGGAGATG GTTGGCCTGCGACAGCTGGACATGTCCTTGCTCTGCCAACTGTACAGCCTCTATGAGTCCATTCAGGAGTACAAGGGAGCGTGCCAGGCAGCCTCCAGCCTGGACTGCACCTATGCTCTGGAGAACGGCTTCTTCGATGACGACGAGGACTTCCAGGAGCAGGGCTCGCTCCGAGAAGGCCAGGGTCGAGGCCCTCCCCGGGACTTGTCACTGCctgtgagccacctctccagcagcgACTGGATTCTGGAGTCTATCTAG